From Marivirga harenae, one genomic window encodes:
- the scpA gene encoding methylmalonyl-CoA mutase encodes MKPDFSRIKTINTDKAESKPDSRADWKTAESISVPPIIDASTIKDAEHIGFIAGKAPYLRGPYSTMYVQRPWTIRQYAGFSTAEESNEFYRKNLAAGQKGLSVAFDLATHRGYDSDHPRVEGDVGKAGVAIDSILDMKILFDQIPLDKMSVSMTMNGAVIPVMAFYIVAAEEQGVKPEQLSGTIQNDILKEFMVRNTYIYPPKPSMKIISDIFEYSSKNMPKFNSISISGYHMHEAGATADLELAYTLADGLEYIRAGLKSGLKIDEFAPRLSFFWAIGMNHFMEIAKMRAGRLLWAKIVKQFNPENPKSLALRTHSQTSGYSLTEQDPYNNVARTYIEAKAAALGHTQSLHTNALDEAIALPTDFSARIARNTQLFLQHETQITKTVDPWGGSYYVEFLTDQLVKKAWKLIEEVEEMGGMTKAIESGLPKMRIEEASARKQAGIDSGREVIVGINRYRTEEESDIELREVDNTAVLKSQVKRLEKLKADRNAKAAQKALEDLAECAKTGKGNLLEFAVEAARKRATLGEISDAMEESFGRHKATIRSIQGVYSGEAGNSDDFKKAQKLANQFAQLEGRRPRILIAKMGQDGHDRGAKVIATSFADLGFDVDIGPLFQTPEESAMQAAENDVHIVGASSLAAGHKMLIPKLINELKRIGREDIMVIAGGVIPPKDYDYLYDAGVSAVFGPGTNIAKAASQILEKLMSEEEEV; translated from the coding sequence ATGAAACCTGATTTTTCACGAATAAAAACAATAAATACTGATAAAGCTGAAAGCAAGCCCGATTCAAGAGCAGATTGGAAAACTGCAGAGAGCATTTCGGTTCCGCCCATAATTGATGCTTCCACTATTAAAGATGCTGAGCATATTGGATTTATAGCTGGAAAAGCACCTTATTTAAGAGGCCCCTACAGCACCATGTACGTACAAAGACCTTGGACTATCCGTCAATATGCAGGTTTTTCCACTGCAGAAGAATCCAATGAATTCTATCGAAAAAATCTTGCCGCTGGACAAAAAGGGCTTTCCGTAGCTTTTGATTTAGCCACTCATAGAGGATATGACTCAGATCATCCAAGAGTAGAAGGAGATGTAGGAAAAGCGGGAGTGGCAATTGACAGCATTTTGGACATGAAAATTCTGTTCGACCAAATACCCCTAGATAAGATGTCAGTTTCAATGACCATGAATGGTGCCGTAATCCCGGTTATGGCCTTTTACATTGTGGCTGCGGAGGAACAGGGTGTGAAACCTGAGCAACTTTCAGGAACCATTCAAAATGATATCTTGAAGGAATTTATGGTCAGGAATACTTACATATATCCACCGAAGCCTTCTATGAAAATTATTTCCGATATTTTTGAATATAGTAGTAAGAATATGCCCAAATTCAATTCTATCAGTATCAGTGGCTACCATATGCATGAAGCGGGTGCTACTGCTGATTTGGAATTGGCATATACTTTAGCTGACGGATTAGAATATATCAGGGCAGGTTTAAAATCAGGGTTAAAAATAGATGAATTTGCTCCCCGCCTATCCTTCTTCTGGGCTATTGGTATGAATCATTTTATGGAAATTGCCAAAATGAGAGCTGGAAGACTATTGTGGGCGAAAATTGTCAAACAATTTAATCCTGAAAACCCTAAATCTTTGGCCTTAAGGACTCACAGCCAAACTTCCGGCTACAGCTTGACAGAGCAAGACCCTTACAATAATGTGGCAAGGACTTATATTGAAGCAAAAGCGGCTGCACTTGGACATACACAATCTTTACATACTAATGCTTTGGATGAAGCTATTGCTTTACCTACTGATTTCTCAGCAAGAATAGCGCGTAATACACAATTGTTTTTGCAACATGAAACTCAGATTACTAAAACCGTTGATCCTTGGGGAGGCTCATATTATGTAGAATTCCTTACTGATCAGCTTGTTAAAAAGGCTTGGAAATTGATTGAAGAAGTTGAGGAAATGGGCGGCATGACCAAAGCCATTGAATCTGGATTGCCTAAAATGAGAATAGAGGAAGCTTCGGCCAGAAAGCAGGCGGGCATTGATTCGGGTCGTGAAGTAATTGTAGGGATTAATCGCTATAGAACTGAAGAGGAAAGTGATATAGAATTACGAGAGGTTGATAATACAGCGGTTTTGAAATCTCAAGTAAAACGATTAGAAAAGTTAAAAGCCGACAGAAATGCAAAAGCAGCTCAAAAGGCTTTAGAGGATTTAGCTGAATGTGCTAAAACCGGAAAAGGTAACTTATTGGAATTTGCTGTTGAGGCGGCAAGAAAAAGAGCCACTTTGGGAGAAATATCAGATGCGATGGAAGAATCATTTGGAAGACATAAAGCTACAATCCGCTCTATTCAGGGAGTTTATTCTGGTGAAGCTGGAAACAGTGATGACTTTAAAAAAGCTCAAAAACTAGCTAATCAATTTGCACAATTAGAAGGTAGAAGACCTAGAATATTAATAGCAAAAATGGGACAAGATGGACATGACAGAGGTGCTAAAGTAATTGCTACCAGCTTTGCTGATTTAGGCTTTGATGTGGACATTGGGCCACTTTTCCAAACCCCAGAAGAATCAGCCATGCAAGCAGCTGAAAATGATGTGCATATTGTGGGGGCATCAAGTTTAGCAGCCGGACATAAAATGCTAATTCCTAAATTGATCAACGAACTTAAAAGGATTGGCAGAGAAGATATTATGGTAATTGCAGGAGGTGTAATTCCGCCAAAAGACTATGATTACTTGTATGATGCTGGAGTAAGTGCCGTATTTGGTCCG
- a CDS encoding methylmalonyl-CoA mutase family protein translates to MSNTKLFEDFDKSSAIDWKNQILKELKDKPFENLITKTPEGISIKPFYHKDTSEDSKVNIQNQVQKFNDALPARYWANQSKVVVKSEKEANLSALEALNGGAEGIIFVIEKADINLDTLLKDIQPEYCMISFESNDPFYSLISQYLNYISAHGIDSKKISGFYHCDIIEGRDAGIIGINAKDFENIAELIRHSDEYPDFKPLCISSNLFHNSGSNITNELGLLLAKSVEFFDKLTDLKLELNKILKSTIFSFAVGSNYFFEIAKLKAFKFNLLKIAEAYNSKIGPDDIFIHCNTSIRTKSALDFNVNLLRNTNEAMASVMGGCTSLWVQPHDESAGKPSSPTFKRIALNISNILKEESHLDKIVDPSKGSYYIETLIKEISSASWKLFLELEEDGSYDHHFENGNIHQIIDTDAAKAEQNLWARKNLMVGANTYQLIGEKISAYLDTEESGKSLEAKRLTSTIEHMRYRVEKLVEEKGENARPMAQIVLLGTDAISKAKSDFAYSFLGIAGIGISSEKIIKDLDEETSMDKKAKIIVLCYAETPKNLSKFIAKQKGLVLIAGQEPNEAELQDSGLYACINRNADTKKFLDQLLKDLGIALI, encoded by the coding sequence ATGAGTAATACAAAATTATTTGAAGATTTTGATAAAAGTTCTGCGATAGACTGGAAAAATCAAATTCTAAAGGAATTAAAAGACAAACCTTTTGAAAATCTGATCACCAAAACTCCAGAGGGCATTTCTATTAAACCGTTTTATCATAAAGATACTTCGGAGGACTCAAAAGTTAACATTCAAAACCAGGTACAAAAGTTCAACGATGCTCTACCAGCCCGTTATTGGGCCAACCAATCAAAGGTAGTGGTCAAGTCCGAAAAAGAGGCTAATCTATCTGCATTGGAAGCATTAAATGGAGGGGCTGAAGGAATTATTTTTGTGATTGAAAAAGCCGACATTAATCTAGATACATTATTAAAAGATATACAGCCAGAGTACTGCATGATTTCATTTGAATCAAATGATCCTTTTTACTCCTTGATTTCTCAATATTTGAATTACATAAGTGCTCACGGTATCGATAGCAAAAAAATAAGCGGTTTTTATCATTGCGACATTATAGAAGGACGAGATGCTGGAATTATAGGGATTAATGCTAAAGATTTCGAAAACATTGCAGAGCTAATCCGACATTCGGATGAATACCCAGATTTCAAGCCGTTATGTATCAGCAGTAACTTATTTCATAATTCAGGATCCAATATTACTAATGAGTTGGGGTTATTGCTAGCAAAATCAGTTGAGTTCTTTGATAAATTAACTGATTTAAAACTAGAACTCAACAAAATATTGAAATCTACAATTTTTTCTTTTGCGGTAGGCAGCAATTACTTTTTTGAGATTGCAAAATTAAAAGCATTTAAGTTTAATCTTTTAAAAATAGCTGAAGCTTATAATAGCAAAATTGGACCTGATGATATTTTCATTCATTGTAACACTAGTATTAGGACAAAATCGGCTTTAGATTTTAACGTTAACCTTTTACGCAATACCAATGAGGCCATGGCTTCAGTAATGGGTGGATGCACGAGTCTTTGGGTTCAGCCGCATGATGAATCAGCAGGAAAACCATCCAGTCCCACCTTTAAAAGAATTGCCTTAAACATATCAAACATATTAAAAGAAGAATCTCATTTAGATAAGATTGTGGACCCAAGCAAGGGGAGTTATTATATTGAAACTCTCATTAAAGAAATATCTTCTGCTTCGTGGAAATTATTCCTAGAACTTGAAGAAGATGGTTCCTATGACCATCATTTTGAGAATGGGAATATTCATCAAATCATTGATACTGATGCAGCGAAAGCAGAACAAAACTTATGGGCTCGCAAAAATTTGATGGTAGGTGCCAATACTTATCAGCTAATAGGAGAAAAAATCAGTGCCTATCTAGATACTGAAGAAAGTGGCAAAAGTCTGGAGGCTAAAAGACTTACCTCTACAATCGAACATATGCGATACCGAGTGGAAAAACTAGTTGAAGAAAAAGGTGAGAATGCTCGACCAATGGCTCAAATAGTTTTGCTCGGCACTGATGCAATTAGCAAAGCAAAATCAGATTTTGCATACAGTTTTTTAGGAATAGCAGGAATTGGCATTTCTTCTGAAAAAATTATTAAAGATTTAGATGAAGAAACGTCAATGGATAAGAAGGCCAAGATCATTGTCTTGTGTTATGCCGAAACTCCTAAAAATTTGTCAAAGTTTATTGCTAAACAGAAGGGATTAGTTTTGATAGCTGGCCAGGAGCCAAACGAAGCCGAATTACAAGATTCCGGTTTGTATGCTTGTATCAATAGAAATGCTGATACAAAGAAATTTTTAGACCAATTATTAAAAGACTTAGGAATAGCGCTGATATGA